CTAGCCCCTAGCCCCTAGCCCCTAGCCCCTACTGATGCCCCAGAATAACGCGATCGCTGTCGAATTCAGCGAAGTCAGCTACAGCTTAAACCGCCGCCCTTTAGTATCCGATCTCAATTTCTCCATCCAAAGTGGCGAAATCTTGGTATTGTTGGGGCGCAGCGGTAGCGGTAAGACAACCACAATGAAGCTCATCAATCGCCTGCTGACACCAACTTCAGGTGAAGTGCGCGTACAAGGAATGAGTACGGTGGAATGGAATCCGATTAAGTTGCGGCGACAAATCGGTTATGTAATTCAAGAAACTGGATTATTCCCCCATTTCAACGTTGAACGCAATGTGGGATTAGTGCCAAGCTTAGAAGGTTGGAGTCGCGATCGCATTCATCAGCGCGTATTTGAATTACTCCATTTAGTT
This genomic stretch from Aerosakkonema funiforme FACHB-1375 harbors:
- a CDS encoding ATP-binding cassette domain-containing protein; the encoded protein is MPQNNAIAVEFSEVSYSLNRRPLVSDLNFSIQSGEILVLLGRSGSGKTTTMKLINRLLTPTSGEVRVQGMSTVEWNPIKLRRQIGYVIQETGLFPHFNVERNVGLVPSLEGWSRDRIHQRVFELLHLVGLDPQVFATRYPHELSGGQRQRVGVARALAADPPLLLMDEPFGALDPITRVELQREFRRLQQELGKTVVFVTHDIQEAFVLASRIGLMAEGRLVLLGTKEEFLRSPQPEAQAFMECLPKL